CGTCTTGGGAAATTCCTGGCGCAGCCAGAACACCCATTTGCTGATCAGCCGCGGCCACAGGCTGACCTGGGTGGCGATGCGCAGCCGCCCCTGGTAATCGCGCGGCATGCTGATGTCCTGGCGGGCCTGGTTCCAGCACAGGCGCAGGTTGGCGGCGTAGCTCTCGAAGCGCCGGCCCTCCGGCGTCAGCTCGGCGCCCGCGCGCCCGCGGATGAACAGCTGGGCACCAATGGCTTCCTCCAGGCTGCGGATGCGCATGCTCACCGTCGATTGGGTGACGCACAGCCGCTCGGCCGTGCGATTGAAATTACGCGTCTCCACCAGGTCGGCGAAGGTGTCCAGAAACTCGATCTTCATCCACGGGCTCCGTGCGGGGCATTAAATCGTATTTTCGCATTAATAGCGCACTTCTAATTCATTATCAAAATTCAAGGAGGGCTCATAGGATGGCTGCCATCACCCAGTCGAGGTGGCCCGCAGCTTCGGCAGCCGGCCGCTTCGTATCACTACAGGAGCCTGACAGATGAGCATGATCATCGACTGCGATTGCCATAACTACTGGATGTCGGCGGAGGTGCTACTCCCCTACATGGACGGGATCTTCAAGGACTTCTTCATCCGTGGCGAGCAGCCCGGTCCGGCCGGTGCCTTCCCCCATGGTCATCGCCCGTGGCTGCATCCGGAAGGCTTCAAGCGCGCGGACATCAATCCGACGACCCAGGACGAGCACTACAGCATCATGAAGGAGAAGCATCTCGATCGTTACAACATCGACTATGCGATCCTCACCGGTGACGAAGCCCTGGAGGCCTCGACCCTGGCCAACCCTTACTACGCCGCAGCCCTGGTGCGCGCCTACAACGACTGGATGGTGGACTACTGGCTGCCCAAGGACCCGCGCTTCAAGGGCTCGCTGCTGATCAGCCCAACCGATCCGCATGGCGCGGCGGCAGAAATCCGTCGCCTCGGCGGCCATCCGGACATCGTCCAGGTACTGGCCTCCCATGGCGCCCAGCGGCCTTACGGCGACCCCTTCTACCACCCCATCTACGAGGCTTGCGCCGAGATGGGCCTGCCGTTCGCCATCCACCTGGGCGGCCAGGGCGGAGTCAACAGCAACCCGATCGGCGCGGGCCCGACCACCTTTTTCTGGGAAACCCACGCGCTGTTGCCGCAGTCGGCGATGACCCACGTGGCCAGCATGATTGCCCAGGGCGTATTCGAGAAATGGCCCGACCTGTATTTCATCGTCATCGAGTGCGGCGTGGCCTGGGTGCCGAGCGTGCTGTGGCGCCTGGACGCCAACTACAAGGCGCTGCGCAAGGAAACCCCGTGGCTGAAGATGCTGCCGAGCGAATACTTCAAGCGCAACATCCGCTTCACCACCCAGCCGTTGGAGCAGCCGGGCACCAAGGTGGAG
The genomic region above belongs to Pseudomonas benzenivorans and contains:
- a CDS encoding amidohydrolase family protein; this translates as MSMIIDCDCHNYWMSAEVLLPYMDGIFKDFFIRGEQPGPAGAFPHGHRPWLHPEGFKRADINPTTQDEHYSIMKEKHLDRYNIDYAILTGDEALEASTLANPYYAAALVRAYNDWMVDYWLPKDPRFKGSLLISPTDPHGAAAEIRRLGGHPDIVQVLASHGAQRPYGDPFYHPIYEACAEMGLPFAIHLGGQGGVNSNPIGAGPTTFFWETHALLPQSAMTHVASMIAQGVFEKWPDLYFIVIECGVAWVPSVLWRLDANYKALRKETPWLKMLPSEYFKRNIRFTTQPLEQPGTKVEHLWAILEAMDGENTLLFASDYPHWDYDSVESLHIPPQWRDSILGGNALKVYSRLPQPLAMTA